GATAGAGCGAAACCCCAACCCTTACGATGGAGAGCCTTTTTTTAACAAAGGATTGGCTTTATTACATTTAGAAAGAAAAAATGAGGCTTACGATGCCTTTTTTAAATCTTGTTGGAATGCCGCTTGGCAAGACGCCGGTTATTTTAACTGTGCCCAAATAGATTGTGCTAACGGTAACTTGGAAAAATCGTTAGAGCTTGTAGATAAATCACTTGTTAAAAACTGGCATAACCACAAAGCACGTCATCTTAAAATTATGCTTTTAAGAAAGCTGGGCCGCATAGGGGAAGCTGTTCAACTAATAGATGATTCTTTGGCAATAGATGCTTTTAATTTTGGGGCTATCTATGAGAAATACCTGATTTCGGGCGCATCCAGCGATCTCGATTTCTTGTTGGAAATTACGAGGGCGAACCAACATAGTTTTATAGAGTTTTCTATAGATTATGCGCAAGCGGGCCAATTCAACGAAGCGATATCACTTTTGAACATTTTGGAAGAGAAGCAGTTGGCAACCTACCCAATGGTCCATTATTTTTTAGGGGACTATTATCTTAAAAAGGGAGAATTGAACAAGGCAAAAGATCATTTTAAAATGGGGGGTGAGCTGCCTATGGAGTATTGTTTTCCCAATAGATTAGAAGAGGTAGCGGCATTGAAATGTGCCATTAAGCAGAACCCGAAAGATGCAAGGGCCTATTATTATCTAGGTAATTTTTGGTATGCGTCCAAACAGTACGAAGATGCATTGGAGTGTTGGGAAGAATCGGCAAAATGGGAAGATACGAATGCAATTTGCCACAGAAACTTGGCTTTGTTGTACTATAATAAAAAGAACGAGGCTCAATTGGCAAGAACCCATCTAGAAAAAGCTTTTGATCTTGACAATGCCGATGCACGTTTGTTGATGGAATTGGACCAATTGTATAAAAAGCTCAATGTAGACGTAGATGCCCGTTTAAGTTTGTTGGAAAAGCATATGGATCTTACCGTGTCTCGAGATGATATCTATCTAGAACGGATAACCCTATATAATTTTAAAGGAGATTTTAAAAAGGCTTTAGACCTTATAGAGAAAAGACAGTTTCATCCGTGGGAAGGGGGTGAAGGTAAGGTGCCCTCGCAATATGTTACCGCTAAGGTAGAGTTGGCCAAAACGTATATAAAGAAAGGGGAATACCAAAAAGCGATCTCTCTTTTAAACGAGGCGCAAACGTACCCCGAAAATCTGGGCGAAGGCAAGCTTTACGGAACTCAAGAGAACGATATATTTTATTGGTTGGGCTGCGCCCACGAAGGATTGGGTGAAATGGGGAAAGCCGTTGAAAACTGGGAAATTGCCTCAAAAGGACTTTCAGACCCTAGTCCGGCCATGTTCTATAACGACCAACAACCCGATAAAATTTTCTATCAAGGTTTGGCATTGTTGAAGTTGAAAAAGGAAGATGAGGCAAATCTTCGTTTTGATAAATTGGTGTCTTATGGACAAGAGCATATGAACGATAAGGTTAAGATGGACTATTTTGCCATTTCATTACCGGATCTATTGATTTGGGAAGAGGATTTAAATGTTCGTAACAGCATACATTGTCGATATTTGATAGGCTTGGGTAACTTGGGATTAGAAAAAATTGAGGAAAGTATAGAAATGTTAAAAAACGTACTTCGAGATAACTTGTACAATTTACCGGCCTTCATTCATTTTAATATGGCCAACGATAGTTTAAAAAAATAGATATGAGGGTATTCTTGAACTACTTTTTGATGGTGCTTTTAAGCGTTGTTCTGTTTCAATGCGGAACAAAAACCGAAAATCAGATTTCTTTGGCAGGTAAATGGACGGTTAAACTTGATTCCCTAAATATCGGGGAAACCGAAAACTGGCCCAATACCATTCTTACGGGTTCTGAAATAGAGCTGCCCGGAACTTTGGACGATGCCGGCATAGGGGAGCCCAATACCATGCAACCGGCCATTAATAACTATGTAATGTCCAATTTGGCCAGAAAGTATTATTATACTGGAAAAGCGTGGTATCAAAAGAAAGTAACGGTCCCCGCATCTTGGAAAGGTAAAGAGATTGCATTACGTCTCGAACGTATTATGTGGGAATCTAATGTGTTCGTAGATGGTAAAAAGGTTGGTACTGCGAATAGCTTAATAGGTAGTCATGAATATGACTTGACCGATTTTATGCCTCCCGGAGAACATACTGTGACCATAAGTGTAGATAATTCCAATAAATTTCCGTTGGTGAATGTAGAAGGATCTATGTATCCGGATAAAAGAAATAGAGAAATGGCCCATGCCTACACCAACCATACCCAAATAAAGTGGAACGGTATTTTGGGCGA
This genomic interval from Zobellia roscoffensis contains the following:
- a CDS encoding DUF5107 domain-containing protein — encoded protein: MSTVKAWKDKVVIPTYEVGKPEKYPVFLDKRVYQASSGVVYPHPVIEKISDEKIDKEWDVIYIENDFIKIMVLPALGGRVQMAYDKIRERHFVYYNHVIKPALVGLTGPWISGGIEFNWPQHHRPSTYDPTDFYIEENKDGSVTVWVSEVERMFRTKGMAGFTLYPDKAYLEIKGQLYNRTPVAQTFLWWANPAVAVNDHYQSVFPPDVNAVFDHGKRDVSEFPIAKGEYYKVDYSPGTDISRYKNIPVPTSYMAITSEYDFVGGYENDTKGGLLHVADHHISPGKKQWTWGNCDFGKAWDRNLTDNDGPYIELMCGVYTDNQPDFSWMHPYEEKSFKQYFMPYYNVGVVKNATKEALLNLEKEGDEVRLKVYVTSHYPNSKISLSSNEKVLFESVKDLNPANGFEELLSTDGVGYKDLTATVTDADGKVLVSWSPSRLKENEVPEAAKAAKQPKEIKSVEQLYLRGLHLEQYRHATYDPTAYYLEGLSRDPRDVRCNNAMGLWCLKRAKYEKALKYFEQAIDTLIERNPNPYDGEPFFNKGLALLHLERKNEAYDAFFKSCWNAAWQDAGYFNCAQIDCANGNLEKSLELVDKSLVKNWHNHKARHLKIMLLRKLGRIGEAVQLIDDSLAIDAFNFGAIYEKYLISGASSDLDFLLEITRANQHSFIEFSIDYAQAGQFNEAISLLNILEEKQLATYPMVHYFLGDYYLKKGELNKAKDHFKMGGELPMEYCFPNRLEEVAALKCAIKQNPKDARAYYYLGNFWYASKQYEDALECWEESAKWEDTNAICHRNLALLYYNKKNEAQLARTHLEKAFDLDNADARLLMELDQLYKKLNVDVDARLSLLEKHMDLTVSRDDIYLERITLYNFKGDFKKALDLIEKRQFHPWEGGEGKVPSQYVTAKVELAKTYIKKGEYQKAISLLNEAQTYPENLGEGKLYGTQENDIFYWLGCAHEGLGEMGKAVENWEIASKGLSDPSPAMFYNDQQPDKIFYQGLALLKLKKEDEANLRFDKLVSYGQEHMNDKVKMDYFAISLPDLLIWEEDLNVRNSIHCRYLIGLGNLGLEKIEESIEMLKNVLRDNLYNLPAFIHFNMANDSLKK